The sequence GTGAGACGGTCGTCGTCAAGCAGGTGCCCAACGCCTTCCTGGACACCGACCTGGGCGACCACGTCGACGCCGCCGGCCACAAGGACGTCGTCGTCGCCGGGTTCATGACCCACATGTGCGTGCTCTTCACCGCCCAGGGCGCGTTCCTGCGCGGCAACCGGCCCACCGTCGTCGCCGACGCCTCCGCGACCCGTCCGCTGCGGACGGCGGTGGCCGAGGTGAGCGCGGGTCAGGTCCACCACGGCGCGCTCGCCACGATCGAGGACCTGTGGGGGGTCGTCGTGCCGTCGGCGGACGCGCTGCGCTAGCTGAGCGCCGCATCCGCGCTCGGAATTCACTGTTCCGAACCCCGGATTTTGAATCCAGGATTCCGAATCGAATACTCCGAATCCTGGATTCCGGAATTACGTGCAGTCTGATCGCACAGGGCGTCAATCGGAGCGCTGTGTCATGGGACGGTATTTTCTTTCCCTCATGGCGGGATAACGTCATTCCCGCCCGGCGCGGATGGGGAT is a genomic window of Streptomyces griseochromogenes containing:
- a CDS encoding isochorismatase family protein; the encoded protein is MPTTTLRELNGFDQTPASLADATLILIDYQNTYTRGVMELEGWEPALDAAADLLARARAAGAKVVHVINDGGEGTPYDIRAEIGRIHPRVAPADGETVVVKQVPNAFLDTDLGDHVDAAGHKDVVVAGFMTHMCVLFTAQGAFLRGNRPTVVADASATRPLRTAVAEVSAGQVHHGALATIEDLWGVVVPSADALR